GGCTGGTGACGACGCGGCTGGTCGACCTCACCGTGGCCGCGCCGGCACCATCGCCGAGCGGATCGTCGGCCGCCTCCGGCGCACCGGCGCGGCCCGGACCGGTTGCCGGTCAGGGCCTGGGCGGTCCAGGTGGCATGGTCGGGGACCCCGGTACCGTCGGCCGCCAACTGGTGGTTTCTCCCCGGTTGCTGGTGCTCGGCACCAGCGGTCGATGGGAAGGGCTGTTGCCAGGCCAACGGGTCCGGCTCAGCGGTCGGCTGGCGCAGTCCCGGGGAGGTGACCTCAACGCCGGGGTGCTGTCGAGCGACGATGATCCTCGGCGTATCGGTGAGCCGAACTGGGCGCAGCGCGCCGCCGGGACCTTGCGGACAGGACTGCAGCGTGCCTGCGCGTCGTTGCCGGGCGAACCTGGCGGCCTGCTGCCGGGTCTCGTGGTGGGCGACACCAGCCGACTGAGCCCTGAGGTGGAGGAGGACTTCCGGGCCACCGGACTGACCCATCTGGTCGCCGTCAGCGGCTCCAACGTGGCGATCATCGTGGGTTTCGTCCTGCTCGGCATGCGGTGGTGTCGTGCCGGCCCTTGGCTGACCGCCCTGGCCTGCGCGATCGCGTTGGTCGGCTTCGTGATCCTGGCCCGTCCCTCACCAAGTGTGGTGCGTGCCGCGACGATGGGTGCGATCGGACTCCTCGCGCTGGCCACCGGGCGCCCCCGTGCCGCGATTCCCGCGCTGGCCGCCGCGATCGCCGTGCTCGTCGTGGTGGATCCGCAGCTCGCGGTGGACGCGGGGTTCGCCCTGTCCGTGATGGCCACCGGCGGCCTGTTGCTGTTGGCCCCCCGTTGGCGCGACGCGATGGTGGCCCGTGGGCTACCGACCGGTGTGGCCGAGGCGCTGACGATTCCGGCTGCCGCGCAACTCGCCTGTACCCCGGTCGTCGCCGGGCTGTCGGGCGTGATCAGCCTGGTCGCGGTACCGGCCAACCTTTTGGTAGTACCGGCGATCGCACCAGCTACCGTGCTCGGCGTCGGTGCGGCGATCCTCTCGCTGGTCTGGCCGACGGGTGCCGAGTTCGTGGCGTGGCTGGGCCATTGGCCGGCGTGGTGGTTGGTGTTGGTCGCCCGGTACGGCGCACAGGTTCCGGCGGGCTCGCTGCCGTGGCCGGACGGGGCGGTCGGGGCGTTGTCGTTGGCCGGGTTGACCGTACTGCTGCTGATCGTCGCGCGGCGCCGGACGGCCCGTCGGCTGCTCGCGGTCGTCGCGGTCGCCGCGCTGGTCGGGGCCTTGCCGATTCGGATCGCCGCTCCGGGCTGGCCGCCGGACGGCTGGGTGGTGGCGGTGTGCGCGGTCGGTCAGGGCGACGCGGTGGTGCTGCCGGCAGGTGCCGACGCCGCCGTCGTGATCGACGCTGGTCCGGATCCGAGCGCGGTCGATCGCTGTCTGCGCCGATTGGGTGTCCGCAGGGTTCCGGTCCTGATCGTCAGCCACTTCCACGCCGACCACGTCGCCGGGATGCCCGGGGTGTTGCGTGACCGGCGGGTGGGGGCGGTCGTCACGACACCGTGGCCGGAGCCGGCCGCCGGCCGGGACGCTGTGCATCTCGCGGCGGTCCGCGACGGGGTGGGGGCCGGCCCGGTCCAGGCCGGCTGGACCTATCGGTACGGCGACGTGGAACTGACGGTGCTCGGTCCGACGCGACGCTTCTCCGGCACTCGGTCGGATCCCAACAACAACTCGTTGATGGTGTTGGCCGTGGTGCGTGGGGTGCGGATCCTGCTGACCGGTGACGCCGAACACGAATCACAGCGCGCGCTTCTCGACCGTTATGGACCGGACGGGCTGCGGGCACATGTCCTCAAGGTCGCGCATCACGGCTCGGCGTTTCAGGAACCGGCCTTCCTGGACGCGGTCCGTCCAGCGGTCGCGCTGGTCCCGGTCGGTGTCGAGAACCGGTACGGACACCCGAACCCGGCGGTGCTGGCCCGGTTGGCGGCGGGCGGCGCCCGAGTGCTGCGGACCGATCTCGACGGTGAGTTGTCGGTGGTGTACCGCGACGGCGCATTGGGGGTCGCCAACCGCGAACTCGACGCCACCGACAGGGCTGGCTGAGCCGTCAGCCGATGGCTGTGATCGCACCCGGTGGGTCCGGGATCGCATCCGGTGGCTTTGGCCGATCCAGGAACCTTCGAGTTGATCGACCGTGTTTCTGCTGTACTCGGCGTAAATGTCTATATTCTCATAGAGTGATCGAACGACTACCTAAAGCCATGATGGGGGTTGTTCGCGACGCTTCGGGTCATGCGACCATGGCGGGCGTGAAATCAGCCGCCCTGCCCGCCGTGTTGCTCGTACTCGGGGATGAGGAACTTCTGGTCACCCGAGCGGTCGCCGAGACCACCCAGGCCGCCCGAGCTGGCGACCCGCAGACCGACGTACGCGAATACGAAGCCGGCGCGGTGAGTCCGGGCGAGATCGCCGAGATGCTCAGCCCGTCGCTGTTCGGCGGCCGTCGTCTGATCGTCCTGCGCGCCGGCCAGGACGCCCGCAAAGACCTGGCGGCCGCACTGCTGGCGTACGCGAAGAGCCCCGACCCCGAGGTCACCTTGGTGGTCACCCACCTCGGTGGCGCAAAGGGCAAGGCCTTCGCCGACGGTCTGCGGTCCGCCGGGGCGACCGTGGTGCCCGCCGCGAAGCTCAAAGGGCACCGGGAACGGGTCGCGTTCGTCCGGGACGAGTTCCGCCGAGCCGGTGGACGCTGCACCGACGACGCGGCCGAGGCGCTCCTCGCCGCGGTCGGCAACGACCTGAGAGAGCTGTCCGCCGCGTGCGCCCAGCTGCTCGCCGACACCAATGGGCGGATCGACGCGGACACGGTCGCCCGCTACTACCGGGGGCGTGCCGAGGTCAGCGGGTTCACCGTGGCGGACGCGGCGATCGTCGGCGACGTACCCGGGGCGCTGGAGGCGCTGCGCTGGGCACTGCATGTCGGAGTCGACCCGGTGCCGATCGCCGATGCGCTCGCCGACGGCATACGTACCGTGGCCCGGGTGACCTCGGCCGGCCGGGGCAGCGCCTACCAGCTCGCCAGCACCCTGGGAATGCCGGCCTGGAAGGTCGAACGGGCACAGCGGCAGGGGCGGGGTTGGAGCGCGCACGGTCTGGTCGACGCCATGCAGGCCGCCGCACGGTGCAACGCCGAGGTCAAAGGTGGCGCCGACGATCGAAGCTACGCACTGGAGCGTGCGGTCGTCGCGGTCGCCCAAGCCCGGCACGTCAGTGGCGATCAACGGTGACGGGCGTGGCGGACGACGTGGCGGAGGACCAGGAGTACCAACCGCTCTACGCGCGGGTGCTTCGACTACGTCACGTACACCCCAGCGGGTTGAGCTGCCTGATGTTCTTCGAAGGCGGCTTCGTGTTCGGCGGGCTGCTCGCCTTGGCCGAGCTGATCCCCTGGTGGGGCCTGTTCGTGCTGCCGGTCGCGATCGCCGGCATGGTCAAGATCAACGATGTGGTGGCCGGGGCGGTGAGCCGATCGGCCGCGCTCGTCCCGGAGCGGGAGCAGGAACTGTTCCGCCGAGAGGTGGCACCCGCTGTTGGTTGGCGGCCCCGACCCGTGGTCCCGGTCTGGGCCGGGGCCACCGCGACCTGCGATGGTGGCACCGCGCCGGGGATCGAGATCCGTCGGCTGGGCCGGGCACACACCGAGTCGACCGCCGCGCATGCCGCCCTCACCGGACCGACGGTGTTCCTGGAGACCGTTGCGATCGGGCCGGTGCTGGAGCCGGCCCCGATCGATCCCGCGACAGTCGCGGCGCTCGGCGCGCCCACCGTGATCCTCGACGTCCTCGCCGAGCGAGACCGACGGGTCGCGGTCGACTCCACCGGCGACGCCGGCTGCCGGTGAGTGATAGTCGGCATCGCAGGCGGTAGCCGGCTGTTGGTAGCCGGCTGTTGCGGCGGCGCCGGCCGAGGTAGCCGTCGACACAGACAAGGCGCAGCCCGACGGGCTGCGCCTTGTCTGACGCGAGATCGCGGTGATGCTTGCGGCGACGTCCGTGTCGTCAGGACGAGAGCGACTGCAGGCGCTTGGCGATCGCGGACTTCCGGTTGGCCGCCTGGTTCTTGTGGATGACGCCCTTGCTGACCGCCTTGTCAAGCTTGCGGCTCGCCTCGCGCATCAGAACCGTGGCCTGATCGCTGTCACCACTGGAAGACGCTTCGTTGAACTTGCGGACGGCGGTCTTCAGCGCCGACTTGACCGACTTGTTGCGCAGCCGACGCTTCTCGTTCTGCCGGTTGCGCTTGATCTGGGACTTGATGTTCGCCACGCGACAGCCTCGCCCTGCTCATCCGAAATTGAAACGGCCAATCAGCGACTCGCGCTGACTGACACACGCTGACTGCGCGTGTCTCCACGCGCGAAAGGTCAGGTTACCAGCTCATCCGTCCAGCGGCCAAAACGGGCCCGACCACCCGCGGCGGGCAGCGAGCCAGGCGAGCGAGGTCTCGCCACTGAACTGTTGGTGGGCACGCGCGTGTGGGGAAGCGCCGGTCGGGTCGGCGGCGGCGCGGGTCAGCCAGTAACCGGACAGGGCGGCCAGCGCGGCGTCCAACGCGCCGGTCGGCGCGTGCGCCGAGGTCGGATGCGCGGCGAACAACGCGTCGGCGTCCACCCCACTGGCGTACGCCGTGACCAGCAGGGTCACCGTGTCGAACCAGGCGGGGCCGCGGCACAGCCAGGTCCAGTCGCAGATCCATGCCGCCCCGGCCCGATCGATGAGGACGTTGTCCAAGCGCAAGTCGCCGTGGATCACCGCGTCGTCGACCACCAGATCCGGCAACGCCGCTTCCAGCCGCGCCAACTCGGCCAACCGACCGTCGGCAGCCGTACCTCCGGCCAACCGACCGTCGGCAGCCGTACCCCGGACCGCTGGACCCCCGGCGGTGGTGTCGGCCGCCACGGTGGGCTTGGCCGCCGCGTTCGTCGCGCGACCCACCAGGGCCGGCGGCACCGGCTCCCGGCCGGCGGCGATCTCCTGCCACCAGGCCAGATCGGCCCGGGCCAGGTCCGCCAACCGGGGCAGCCCGATGGCGGTCAGACCGTCGGGGGGCCGCCGCAACGCCTCCGCCGTCCGGGACCATGCCGCCAACGCCGCGTTCAGTTCGGCATCCACCCACGGCAGCGCCGGAATCCGGCCGTCGATCGCGTCGAGGCAGAGGACGAAGTAGCCGGCCGTGGTCAGCGTCCAACGAGGCCTGGCCACCGGGACTCCCGGCGGTAGCTCGGCGGTGAGCGCCGCTTCCCGGGCGTACCAGTCGCTGAGATGGCGCTGCTCGACCAACGAGGCGGCCTTGACGAAGACCCGGTCGCCCGCCTTGGTGGTCAGCACCCCGGCGAAGCCGCGGGTGAATCCACCACCGGTGCTGGTGGCCCAGTTCACCGGGCTGCCGAGTCGACCGGAGATCGCCGTACGCAGATCGGCGGGTAGATCCGCCCAGGTGGGCCGGACCGCTGTCGCGTCATATCGAATGTCAGGCAACCGCACTGTAGCCACCTGTCCATTTTGCCGTGCCGGTCGCCTGACTCGGCACAACCGGCGGTGGCGAATTTCGCGTGGCTCGCCGACAGACCAGGTGACCAGGTGGTCGTACGGGCCGGCCGGGCTCGGGTGGCATGGCCGCCGTGTCGCCGACGATGGCGTGGGAACATAGGGAGCGACCGGCGACGACACCGGTCGAGACGACGTACTCCAGCCGAGCAGAACGGACCACCGTGCCACCGACGCCCGACTCCGGCGTGAACGCCCCCGGCGCCACCGATCCCGGCCGCATCAGGAACTTCTGCATCATCGCCCACATCGATCACGGCAAGTCGACCCTCGCCGATCGGATGCTTCAACTGACCGAGGTCGTGGACCCCCGGCAGATGCGTGCGCAGTACCTGGACCGGATGGATATCGAGCGCGAGCGCGGTATCACGATCAAGAGCCAGGCGGTACGAATGCCGTGGACCATCCGGGCAGGCGAGCGCCAGGGCGAGTCCGCCGTGCTCAACATGATCGACACACCGGGTCACGTCGACTTCACCTACGAGGTGTCTCGCTCGCTGGCCGCCTGCGAGGGCGCGGTGCTGCTGGTCGACGCGGCGCAGGGGATCGAGGCGCAGACGCTGGCCAACCTCTACCTCGCGCTGGAGAACGACCTGCACGTCATTCCGGTGCTCAACAAGATCGACCTGCCGGCGGCGCAGCCCGACAAGTACGCCGAGGAGCTGGCCCACCTGATCGGCGGGGACCCAGCCGACTGCATCCGGGTGTCCGGCAAGACCGGTGAGGGTGTGCCGTACCTGCTCGACGAGATCGTCCGGCAGTTCACCCCGCCGGTCGGCGACGCGGACGCCCCGGCCCGCGCGATGATCTTCGACTCGGTGTACGACGTCTACCGGGGGGTGGTCACCTACGTCCGGGTCATCGACGGGCGGATCGAGGCCCGGGACCGGATCAAGATGATGTCCACCGGCGCGGTCCACGAGCTGCTGGAGATCGGCGTCATCTCGCCCGAGATGATCAAGGCGCAAGGGCTCGGCGTCGGCGAGGTCGGATACCTGATCACCGGGGTGAAGGACGTCCGGCAGTCCCGGGTCGGCGACACGGTCACCATCAACACCCGGCCGGCGACCGAGGCGTTGGGTGGCTACAAGGACCCGAAGCCGATGGTCTACTCCGGCCTGTACCCGATCGACGGGTCCGACTACCCGGCGCTGCGCGAGGCGCTCGACAAACTCAAGCTCAACGACGCGGCCCTGACCTACGAGCCGGAGACCTCGGGTGCGCTCGGCTTCGGTTTCCGCTGCGGCTTCCTCGGCCTGCTGCACCTGGAGATCATCCGGGAACGACTGGAGCGGGAATTCAACCTCGACTTGATCTCCACCGCCCCCAACGTGGTCTATCAGGTGTCGATGGAGGACGGCGAGACCGTCACCGTCACCAACCCGAGCGAGTATCCGACCGGCAAGATCGCCGAGGTACGGGAACCGGTGGTCCGGGCCACGGTGCTGACGCCCAACGACTTCGTCGGCGCGGTGATGGAGCTGTGTCAGGGCCGGCGCGGCTCGCTGCAGGGCATGGACTACCTCTCCGCCGATCGGGTGGAGCTGCGCTACACACTCCCGTTGGCCGAGATCATCTTCGACTTTTTCGACCAGCTCAAGAGCCGGACCAAGGGGTACGCCTCGCTGGACTACGAGCCCTCCGGCGAGCAGCCGGCGGACCTGGTGAAGGTCGACATCCTGTTGCACGGGGAGCCGGTGGACGCGTTCAGCGCCATCGTGCACAAGGACAAGGCCTACGGCTACGGCACCACGATCGCCGCCAAGCTGCGCAGTCTCATCCCGCGCCAACAGTTCGAGGTCCCGATCCAGGCCGCGATCGGCAGCCGGGTGATCGCCCGGGAGACGATCCGGGCGATCCGCAAGGACGTGCTGGCCAAGTGCTACGGCGGTGACATCAGCCGGAAGCGCAAGCTGCTGGAGAAGCAGAAGGAAGGCAAGAAGCGGATGAAGATGGTCGGCCGGGTGGAGGTGCCTCAGGAAGCCTTCATCGCCGCCCTGTCGACGTCCGACGGCGGCGGTACGGACGGGAAGGCCGGCGGGAAGCGGTGAGTTCGTTGGCGGCCATCCCACGCGGGTATGGCCCCACGGCGGCGTACTGCCCGCGCTGCGCCGCCGGCCTGCCCGCCACCCCGCCGACCCGCTGCCGCGACTGTGGCTACCAGCTGTTCCACAACGCTCGGCCAGCGGCCAACGTGATCGTGGTCGACGCCAGCCGCAGTCGGTTCCTCGCCATCCGCCGGGTGGTGCAGCCCCGAGCCGGCCACTGGGAGACGCCCGGCGGGTTCTGCGATGGTGCCGAGCACCCGAGCGACGCCGCCGTACGGGAATGCCGTGAGGAGCTCGGCGTGCGTGTCGAGCTGGGCGGGCTGGTCGGGCTCTACCTCGGCGAGTACGAGTTCCAGGACGAGACGTTGGCGGTGCTGGAGTGCTTCTACCTGGCGACCATCTCGGGAGATGACCGGGTGCGGCTCGATCCGGCGGAGGCCGACGCGGCCGGGTGGTTTCCGTTGACCGATCCGCCCACTCTCGCGTTCCCGACCATGGATGCCGCAGTCCGGGACGCGGCGTCGATGTTGGGACGATGAACCGGTTTGGTTTTCACGATCCTCGGGAACATTGCGGTCACCAACGACAACGTGACATCTCCGACAGGAGGACGAGCAATGACTATCGCCGGGATCATCACCGCGCTCATCGTCGGTCTCATCATCGGTGCGCTCGGGCGCCTGGTCGTGCCGGGCAAGCAGAACATCCCGATCTGGCTGACCATGCTGATCGGTGTGGGTGCGGCTCTGCTGGGCACGGTGATCGCTCGGGCCGCCGGGTTCGCCACCACCGCCGGTTTCGACTGGCGTGAGCTGTTCGTCCAGGTCGTGCTGGCGGCGATCGGTGTGGCTCTGGTGGTCGGCGTCACCGGCCGGCGCAGCGTGAGCCGTTACTGACCGGAGTCCGCACGCAAGGTCGACGACCAGGTTCGTAGCGTCGACAGACACCGAACGGGTCCGTCGTCGCCGCCCGTCCCGTAGCTCGCGGGATCGGGTGGCGTCGACGGACCCGTTCCGGTTTCTCGTCCGACAACCGGCTGGTACGTAGCGCGTCAGCGCAACCAGGGAATGGTGCGGTCGAGTAGCCCGCGCTGCTTGAGCTCCTTGCGCAGCGGGATCTCGTCGTCGATGTACCCGTCCCAGTTGATGCCCCAGTAGTTCGCGGTGTGCGTGCCTTCGCCGAGTAGCTGCCGCTGCACGGGGGTGCGGTTGGCCCACCAGGAACCGTTCTTGTCCGGGTGCAGCTCGTCGAGGGGCCGGATCCACCGGTAGGTGTAGCCGATGAAGAGCATCTTGCGGGTGACGGTCGACAGGTTGGTCGATCGGGAGTGCCACTGCCGCCGGTCGAAGATAAAGGCGTCACCCGGGTTGGCGGTGATCTCGACGGTGCCCTCCGGATCGGGGTTGTGCACGCTCAGATCCGTCGGTCGGGGCAGTGAGTTGCGCAGGTGGCTGCCGGGGATCACCTTGGTCGCGCCCCGGCCGGTCTCGGACAGGTCCGACAGGACGTAGGCCACCTTCAGCGAGAACATCGGTCGGGGCAGGTTCGGATCCATGGTCTCCGGGTCCGAGTTCTGCCGGTAGCCGTCCTGGTGCCACCCCCAGTAGGGCTTTTCCGGCTCCAGCGCGGGGGGGGTCACGTCCAAGTGGTTGTGGTGGGTGTAGATGTTCCAGCCCGCCAGTCCCCACATGTACGGGAACGCGACCGGCTGGGTGAGCAGGTCGCCGAAGAGTTCGTCGCGCTCCAGGAAGCCCAGCAGGTGCAGGGTGCCGTCGGCGGTGGTGTTGCCAGCTGCCTTCTCTTCGGCGTACACCCGGTCGACCGCCGCTTCCAGCGCGGCTCGGTGTTCCTCGGTGAGAACGTTGCGCAGCAGCAGGAAGCCCTGCTCGTGGAATTCCTTCCGGTCGATATCACTGATTGCTTCGTAACCGGTTCGCCCACCGTAATCGAACACAGCTTTCCCGTCCCATCGACTTGAGCAAGCCTCGTGAAGGCCCTGGCGGATGGTGATCCTAGCTCTTCTGGGTCCGGCTGAACGGGCTCCTTGTCGACGGGTGCGGGATTCCCCGCGAATACCCAGAAACGACAGCTCCAGGTGCCTATCTGACTACTTCTAGTAACTACCTATCGGCGATAAAATATGGCATATGGTGATTTGGCGCTTGTTGCGCTAACCGTCGGTCAGCGAGAGCAACCTTCCGGTGGTGCCGAACGTCCGTCTCGCCGCGCCCCGGTCACCGACATCCGATCGCCGGCACCCGAACTCCCTGTTCGATCAGGCGAAGACTTCCGCCGTCACCTGTCCGGCTTCGGCCCCACCGCCGGAAATCGGCACCCAGACGCCGTCCTCGGCGGTCCATTCCTGATCCGCGTACGCGACCCTTTTCACCCCGTGGTCCGTGGCGTGCGACACCAGCCAGTGTGCGTAGCGCCAGCCCGCCCGCACATCGGTGACCGGCACCGTCAACGCGGGCGACTCCCACGCCGGGAAGAGCGTCTCCAGATCTCCCCAGTCCAGCCGCAGCCCGTCGGCCAACGCCGCCGTCGCCTCGACGCCGCGCATCGCCGGATCACGGTCGACAGTGCAGGAGACGGCACCGGTGGCGTCGCCGAGCAGCGCGGCGGTCAGCACCTCGGACTCGTCCGCCCACTTCTCGTACGCCTCGGGGAAGGCCGACCGCTGCACGGCCTGCGCCGCATCGGT
The sequence above is a segment of the Solwaraspora sp. WMMD406 genome. Coding sequences within it:
- a CDS encoding ComEC/Rec2 family competence protein gives rise to the protein MKPARRDNPPPDLRLAGFAIACWLTAFAVVQTSTRTGLCVVGLAAAVAVVTAGWLRRVSDDPGGRRRGRSAVHARRHGWLVVAVALGVLTGGVAAAARVVVRDAEPIAGLVRDRAAVTVVLVIRDDPRQIRSTVGSAPLWLVTTRLVDLTVAAPAPSPSGSSAASGAPARPGPVAGQGLGGPGGMVGDPGTVGRQLVVSPRLLVLGTSGRWEGLLPGQRVRLSGRLAQSRGGDLNAGVLSSDDDPRRIGEPNWAQRAAGTLRTGLQRACASLPGEPGGLLPGLVVGDTSRLSPEVEEDFRATGLTHLVAVSGSNVAIIVGFVLLGMRWCRAGPWLTALACAIALVGFVILARPSPSVVRAATMGAIGLLALATGRPRAAIPALAAAIAVLVVVDPQLAVDAGFALSVMATGGLLLLAPRWRDAMVARGLPTGVAEALTIPAAAQLACTPVVAGLSGVISLVAVPANLLVVPAIAPATVLGVGAAILSLVWPTGAEFVAWLGHWPAWWLVLVARYGAQVPAGSLPWPDGAVGALSLAGLTVLLLIVARRRTARRLLAVVAVAALVGALPIRIAAPGWPPDGWVVAVCAVGQGDAVVLPAGADAAVVIDAGPDPSAVDRCLRRLGVRRVPVLIVSHFHADHVAGMPGVLRDRRVGAVVTTPWPEPAAGRDAVHLAAVRDGVGAGPVQAGWTYRYGDVELTVLGPTRRFSGTRSDPNNNSLMVLAVVRGVRILLTGDAEHESQRALLDRYGPDGLRAHVLKVAHHGSAFQEPAFLDAVRPAVALVPVGVENRYGHPNPAVLARLAAGGARVLRTDLDGELSVVYRDGALGVANRELDATDRAG
- the holA gene encoding DNA polymerase III subunit delta, with protein sequence MAGVKSAALPAVLLVLGDEELLVTRAVAETTQAARAGDPQTDVREYEAGAVSPGEIAEMLSPSLFGGRRLIVLRAGQDARKDLAAALLAYAKSPDPEVTLVVTHLGGAKGKAFADGLRSAGATVVPAAKLKGHRERVAFVRDEFRRAGGRCTDDAAEALLAAVGNDLRELSAACAQLLADTNGRIDADTVARYYRGRAEVSGFTVADAAIVGDVPGALEALRWALHVGVDPVPIADALADGIRTVARVTSAGRGSAYQLASTLGMPAWKVERAQRQGRGWSAHGLVDAMQAAARCNAEVKGGADDRSYALERAVVAVAQARHVSGDQR
- the rpsT gene encoding 30S ribosomal protein S20 encodes the protein MANIKSQIKRNRQNEKRRLRNKSVKSALKTAVRKFNEASSSGDSDQATVLMREASRKLDKAVSKGVIHKNQAANRKSAIAKRLQSLSS
- a CDS encoding phosphotransferase; its protein translation is MPDIRYDATAVRPTWADLPADLRTAISGRLGSPVNWATSTGGGFTRGFAGVLTTKAGDRVFVKAASLVEQRHLSDWYAREAALTAELPPGVPVARPRWTLTTAGYFVLCLDAIDGRIPALPWVDAELNAALAAWSRTAEALRRPPDGLTAIGLPRLADLARADLAWWQEIAAGREPVPPALVGRATNAAAKPTVAADTTAGGPAVRGTAADGRLAGGTAADGRLAELARLEAALPDLVVDDAVIHGDLRLDNVLIDRAGAAWICDWTWLCRGPAWFDTVTLLVTAYASGVDADALFAAHPTSAHAPTGALDAALAALSGYWLTRAAADPTGASPHARAHQQFSGETSLAWLAARRGWSGPFWPLDG
- the lepA gene encoding translation elongation factor 4 — protein: MPPTPDSGVNAPGATDPGRIRNFCIIAHIDHGKSTLADRMLQLTEVVDPRQMRAQYLDRMDIERERGITIKSQAVRMPWTIRAGERQGESAVLNMIDTPGHVDFTYEVSRSLAACEGAVLLVDAAQGIEAQTLANLYLALENDLHVIPVLNKIDLPAAQPDKYAEELAHLIGGDPADCIRVSGKTGEGVPYLLDEIVRQFTPPVGDADAPARAMIFDSVYDVYRGVVTYVRVIDGRIEARDRIKMMSTGAVHELLEIGVISPEMIKAQGLGVGEVGYLITGVKDVRQSRVGDTVTINTRPATEALGGYKDPKPMVYSGLYPIDGSDYPALREALDKLKLNDAALTYEPETSGALGFGFRCGFLGLLHLEIIRERLEREFNLDLISTAPNVVYQVSMEDGETVTVTNPSEYPTGKIAEVREPVVRATVLTPNDFVGAVMELCQGRRGSLQGMDYLSADRVELRYTLPLAEIIFDFFDQLKSRTKGYASLDYEPSGEQPADLVKVDILLHGEPVDAFSAIVHKDKAYGYGTTIAAKLRSLIPRQQFEVPIQAAIGSRVIARETIRAIRKDVLAKCYGGDISRKRKLLEKQKEGKKRMKMVGRVEVPQEAFIAALSTSDGGGTDGKAGGKR
- a CDS encoding NUDIX hydrolase: MAAIPRGYGPTAAYCPRCAAGLPATPPTRCRDCGYQLFHNARPAANVIVVDASRSRFLAIRRVVQPRAGHWETPGGFCDGAEHPSDAAVRECREELGVRVELGGLVGLYLGEYEFQDETLAVLECFYLATISGDDRVRLDPAEADAAGWFPLTDPPTLAFPTMDAAVRDAASMLGR
- a CDS encoding GlsB/YeaQ/YmgE family stress response membrane protein gives rise to the protein MTIAGIITALIVGLIIGALGRLVVPGKQNIPIWLTMLIGVGAALLGTVIARAAGFATTAGFDWRELFVQVVLAAIGVALVVGVTGRRSVSRY
- a CDS encoding phytanoyl-CoA dioxygenase family protein, producing the protein MFDYGGRTGYEAISDIDRKEFHEQGFLLLRNVLTEEHRAALEAAVDRVYAEEKAAGNTTADGTLHLLGFLERDELFGDLLTQPVAFPYMWGLAGWNIYTHHNHLDVTPPALEPEKPYWGWHQDGYRQNSDPETMDPNLPRPMFSLKVAYVLSDLSETGRGATKVIPGSHLRNSLPRPTDLSVHNPDPEGTVEITANPGDAFIFDRRQWHSRSTNLSTVTRKMLFIGYTYRWIRPLDELHPDKNGSWWANRTPVQRQLLGEGTHTANYWGINWDGYIDDEIPLRKELKQRGLLDRTIPWLR